A genomic region of Anas acuta chromosome 25, bAnaAcu1.1, whole genome shotgun sequence contains the following coding sequences:
- the CDK5R1 gene encoding cyclin-dependent kinase 5 activator 1 codes for MGTVLSLSPSYRKAPLFEEGAATVGHYTAVQNSKNAKEKGLKRHSLISVLPWKRIAAVSAKKKSSKKVQPNGGYQSNVTHLNNENLKKSLSCANLATFAPPPPAAAAAAALASAQKAPAAAPAAAATPRRVVVQASTSELLRCLGEFLCRRCYRLKHLSPTDPVLWLRSVDRSLLLQGWQDQGFITPANVVFLYMLCRDVISAEVASDHELQAVLLTCLYLSYSYMGNEISYPLKPFLVESCKEAFWDRCLSIIDLMSPKMLQVNADPHFFTQVFADLKKESGAEEKGRLLIGLDR; via the coding sequence CTACACGGCGGTGCAGAACAGCAAGAACGCGAAGGAGAAGGGCCTGAAGCGGCACTCGCTCATCTCCGTGCTGCCCTGGAAGCGCATCGCCGCCGTCTCGGCCAAGAAGAAGAGCTCCAAGAAGGTGCAGCCCAACGGCGGCTACCAGAGCAACGTCACCCACCTGAACAACGAGAACCTGAAGAAGTCGCTCTCCTGCGCCAACCTCGCCACCttcgccccgccgccccccgccgccgccgccgccgccgccctcgCCTCGGCGCAGAAAGCCCCCGCggccgcgcccgccgccgccgccaccccgCGCCGCGTCGTGGTGCAGGCGTCCACCAGCGAGCTGCTGCGCTGCCTCGGCGAGTTCCTGTGCCGCCGCTGCTACCGCCTGAAGCACCTCTCGCCCACCGACCCCGTGCTCTGGCTGCGCTCCGTGGACcgctcgctgctgctgcagggctggcaggaccAGGGCTTCATCACGCCGGCCAACGTGGTCTTCCTCTACATGCTGTGCCGGGACGTCATCTCGGCCGAGGTGGCCAGCGACCACGaactgcaggcagtgctgctcaCCTGCCTGTACCTCTCCTACTCCTACATGGGCAACGAGATCTCCTACCCGCTCAAGCCCTTCCTGGTGGAGAGCTGTAAGGAGGCCTTCTGGGACCGCTGCCTCTCCATCATCGACCTCATGAGCCCCAAGATGCTGCAGGTCAACGCCGACCCGCACTTCTTCACGCAGGTCTTCGCCGACCTCAAGAAGGAGAGCGGCGCCGAGGAGAAGGGCCGCCTGCTCATCGGCCTCGACCGGtga